The Alphaproteobacteria bacterium genome has a segment encoding these proteins:
- a CDS encoding potassium channel family protein produces the protein MSRTSTNSPQNMPSKSLTFFLVGMSALFFLLPIAREFGVGGLFFKVVFCALIMTCVYLVSIKRSQVIIVLLLSLPGIFMTLSTDSFEYSLREVMGLFSNLGLFAFVIYAIVGHIKSHTQVDHHIISGAVSIYLLIGLAWSFIYMIIELIQPGSFNGIYSSDHVDAKSISQVFNHLFYYSYVTLTTTGYGSIAPKSVIASAFSSGEAICGQLYMAIVIARLVSLYTTHDIRNLEKRGS, from the coding sequence ATGAGTCGTACATCAACAAATTCCCCCCAAAACATGCCCTCTAAAAGTCTTACATTTTTCCTAGTAGGAATGAGCGCGCTATTCTTTCTTCTCCCCATTGCAAGGGAGTTTGGCGTGGGTGGCCTTTTCTTTAAAGTGGTCTTTTGTGCCCTTATTATGACATGTGTTTATTTGGTTTCCATAAAGAGATCTCAAGTGATCATTGTCCTCCTCCTTTCTCTTCCAGGAATATTCATGACACTATCCACAGACTCTTTTGAATATTCATTAAGAGAGGTTATGGGTTTGTTTTCGAATTTGGGACTATTCGCCTTTGTTATCTATGCCATTGTGGGCCATATAAAAAGTCACACACAAGTTGATCATCATATAATATCTGGGGCGGTGAGTATTTATTTGCTGATTGGCTTAGCCTGGAGTTTTATCTATATGATCATCGAGCTCATTCAACCGGGTTCTTTTAATGGGATATATTCAAGTGACCATGTGGATGCTAAAAGCATCTCCCAGGTGTTTAACCATTTATTCTATTATAGTTATGTGACGTTGACGACGACCGGCTATGGGAGTATTGCCCCCAAATCGGTTATTGCGAGCGCTTTTTCATCGGGAGAGGCTATTTGTGGGCAACTCTATATGGCCATTGTTATTGCACGTCTTGTGAGCCTCTATACAACTCATGATATTAGGAACTTGGAAAAACGTGGATCTTGA